Proteins co-encoded in one Neodiprion lecontei isolate iyNeoLeco1 chromosome 3, iyNeoLeco1.1, whole genome shotgun sequence genomic window:
- the LOC107227113 gene encoding WD repeat-containing protein on Y chromosome, with protein sequence MFPQTILTAETCIQQQFEEFYNQQNIEEQCTEEDLINLHEAFLANEGQEISELQLQEAFRTILKIHIPNDEFRTLFKKINLRRNGYTTWDEFITYLLLEFQQTDTTLQRQTLEPPLTGEPEIQRTHHRSAVCRIVFCPEVRPDRTWDFLQGCYLTASRDGVINYWSLDLEYERSVQSTNPYLKVCSTTITDMIVLPDIQILCTSSSERDLRFYDTMARKFDLRVMGELQGMKVTEFKNIHADWVRQVGYYGNLRAFVSCGICSDRSVFLSDATGTRMQYIFNVAKGVSCFDFCEEGHILVTGGPDCTVRVWNPFVPNKPNCILQGHHATICTLITHNGGKRIYSLAKDKCIKVWDVAAQACMQTYNGLPSELGEHTPMSVVYNSITQKLIIASMKMIILTCEHVINAEISDGYTHTKPVSCVLYNTLYKVVVTTGLDSCFIVWNPWIGRRLYLCKNAHYKLVYGERVPIEITAASFDTSEQFLLTGARDGTIKMWIFHSGNCIRNMSIEPQCEITSITWLSNRILCTGWNRHITEFADTEAGVHKKNWETRHTDDVLCTAANYPQALATASYNGELILWRLETGQPYRRYRVNNPTGRYAISYKKETKERLEIPMKRLKSNVKTLLLKSDANLNDDTENNPVYTSDDEVSKHQKSALSFTRIVGVYAMIFLNVRPVAPDVGSLLLSLENGMIQVWTHHPAAGYLTSFSAIHMLGDYVMSLATDPENQYLITGHTAGYIKVWLLSNYVLPHPPEVSIALLKPKFPFLWKDRIDGRAKRAVRNQPQPLLLSSVRAHCKTINSLQYIPEARLIISGSSDHTVRLWTLNGRYISTLGTFRPWSTLLPNTWVEKYFGSYRLPPDIKGVGSFTTMKVLNGGQIPQKTEGKAEEAEMLKEVPEHERYMLYGTRLSSPKLGHYYKLPARSNAYGAPPILDSSLAYIPVYTHLVTHELQPIMIPPVPQLIQKSVPTLHSKIKAKGVSNPTKETQSKSSH encoded by the exons ATGTTTCCCCAAACAATACTGACAGCAGAAACATG CATTCAACAACAGTTCGAAGAATTTTACAACCAACAAAACATCGAAGAGCAATGTACAGAGgaagatttgataaatttgcaTGAAGCTTTCTTG GCAAATGAAGGACAAGAAATAAGCGAGTTGCAACTCCAAGAAGCATTCAGAACTATACTGAAAATTCATATCCCGAATGATGAATTTCGAACATTATTCAAGAAG ATAAACTTGAGAAGAAATGGGTACACAACATGGGATGAATTTATAACTTATTTGCTGTTAGAGTTTCAACAAACAGATACAACCCTGCAGCGGCAAACACTGGAACCCCCTTTAACCGGTGAACCAGAGATACAAAGAACCCATCATCGTAGTGCGGTCTGCAGAATTGTGTTCTGTCCAGAAGTTCGCCCA GATCGAACCTGGGATTTCCTGCAAGGTTGTTATTTAACAGCAAGTAGAGATGGTGTTATTAATTATTGGTCTTTGGATCTTGAATATGAGCGAAGCGTTCAATCAACAAATC CATATTTGAAAGTTTGTTCTACAACTATAACTGATATGATTGTACTACCcgatattcaaatattatgTACAAGTTCTTCGGAGCGTGACCTGCGGTTTTATGATACCATGGCAAGGAAATTTGATCTGAGAGTAATG gGCGAACTCCAAGGCATGAAAGTtacagaatttaaaaacattcACGCTGATTGGGTACGACAAGTAGGATATTATGGAAATCTGCGAGCATTCGTATCTTGCGGTATCTGCTCAGATCGTTCAGTTTTTCTCAGCGATGCAACTGGTACTAGGATGCAATACATATTCAATGTAGCAAAGGGAGTTTCATGCTTCGATTTCTGTGAAG AAGGCCATATTCTAGTGACGGGTGGCCCTGATTGTACAGTTCGTGTATGGAATCCGTTTGTGCCTAATAAACCTAACTGTATTCTCCAAGGACATCATGCTACTATTTGTACACTAATAACGCACAATGGTGGAAAACGGATATACTCTTTGGCCAAGGATAAATGTATCAAAGTATGGGATGTCGCAGCTCAAGCTTGTATGCAG ACTTACAACGGTCTACCAAGTGAACTTGGCGAACATACTCCAATGTCTGTCGTGTATAATTCGATAACGCAAAAACTGATAATAGCCAGTATGAAAATGATCATACTGACATGCGAACACGTGATAAATGCGGAAATATCTGACGGATATACGCACACGAAACCTGTCAGCTGCGTGCTTTATAACACCTTATATAAAGtt GTTGTTACAACAGGCTTGGATTCTTGCTTCATCGTTTGGAATCCTTGGATAGGACGCCGCCTGTATCTTTGCAAAAATGCCCACTATAAGTTAGTGTATGGCGAACGAGTCCCCATTGAAATAACTGCTGCCAGTTTTGATACGTCGGAGCAGTTCCTCCTCACTGGTGCTAGAGATGGGACAATAAAAATGTGGATTTTTCATTCAGGAAACTGTATACGAAACATGAGCATTGAACCCCAGTG TGAAATAACAAGCATTACCTGGTTATCGAACCGAATTCTTTGTACCGGTTGGAATCGCCACATTACCGAATTTGCAGACACCGAAGCTGGCGTGCATAAAAAGAATTGGGAAACCCGACACACGGATGACGTACTTTGTACTGCTGCAAATTACCCTCAAGCCCTAGCGACTGCATCATATAACGGCGAACTGATACTTTGGCGATTAGAGACTGGGCAGCCTTACAGAAGATATCGTGTTAACAATCCTACGGGAAG GTATGCTATATCATACAAGAAAGAAACAAAGGAGAGATTAGAAATACCAATGAAGAGACTCAAATCAAACGTAAAGACCTTATTGTTGAAATC agaCGCAAACCTGAATGACGATACAGAAAATAATCCAGTATATACTTCCGACGATGAAGTATCTAAACATCAAAAGTCCGCATTGAGTTTTACAAGGATAGTCGGTGTATATGCTatgatttttctcaatgtacGACCAGTTGCCCCCGATGTTGGCTCTTTATTGCTATCGTTAGAGAACGGGATGATCCAAGTGTGGACTCATCACCCTGCAGCTGGATATTTAACTAGTTTTTCTGCTATTCACATGTTGGGTGATTATGTGATGTCATTAGCAACAGATCCCGAAAATCAATATTTGATTACAG GACATACTGCTGGATACATAAAGGTTTGGTTGCTCTCGAACTATGTTTTACCACATCCTCCTGAGGTGTCTATAGCACTATTAAAACCGAAGTTTCCGTTCTTATGGAAAGATCGGATTGACGGACGTGCAAAAAGGGCTGTTCGAAATCAACCGCAGCCACTTTTACTTTCGTCCGTTCGTGCTCACTGTAAAACAATTAATTCTCTGCAATACATCCCAGAAGCAAGGCTGATTATTAG TGGCAGTTCTGATCATACCGTTAGATTGTGGACATTGAATGGCCGTTACATTTCAACTTTGGGTACATTCAGGCCATGGTCCACGTTACTCCCTAACACTtgggtggaaaaatattttggttcATACAGATTGCCACCTGATATCAAAGGTGTCGGAAGTTTTACTACAATGAAG GTTTTAAATGGAGGTCAGATTCCACAGAAAACAGAAGGTAAGGCCGAAGAGGCTGAAATGCTGAAGGAGGTACCGGAACACGAGAGATACATGTTGTATGGCACAAGATTATCATCTCCTAAACTTGGGCATTATTACAAATTACCTGCCCGTTCTAATGCATATGGTGCACCGCCAATTCTGGATAGTTCACTAGCTTAT ATTCCCGTATATACACATCTAGTAACTCATGAATTACAGCCAATAATGATACCTCCAGTACCACAACTAATACAGAAATCGGTACC AACTCTGCATTCAAAAATCAAAGCAAAAGGTGTATCGAACCCTACAAAAGAAACTCAATCAAAAAGTTCACATTAA
- the LOC107227158 gene encoding tetratricopeptide repeat protein 8, translating into MDPLYSAISLFSRRKYEECAVICSTLLKKNPLDQAIWILKMRALTLQVYVDDIEGEEEGIAESILDNDTIAAMPRPGTSLKNPGTSLPGQGFRPKTESGRPVTGVVRPATQSARSETMEQALRTARTSKTARPITANTGRSIRLGTASMLTEPDGPFIQLSRLNISKYAAQPGIAKPLFEYIYYHEHDARYALDLAVQATQACQFKDWWWKVQLGKCYYALGLTRDAEHQFRSALKNHKTIETIVRLIRVYIRLDQPFAALDICNGGLDYFSNEVTILTEMARVFEGLNNMQMSMKYYKSVLQEDAAHIEAIASIGMHHFYNDQPETALRYYRRLLQMGVFNAELFTNLGLCCFYAQQYDHTISCFERALNLATEENIADVWYNISHVAISVGDIHMAQECLRLAISADNSHALSYNNLGVLESRNNNVTAARTYFHASANLASYLHEPHYNSAKLAYEVGDLQTSYIVVQRALRAYPNHQESRELFQRLQRHFSYI; encoded by the exons ATGGATCCCTTATATTCGGCAATCAGTTTATTTAGCAGACGAAAGTACGAAGAATGTGCAGTTATATGTTCGACTCTGTTAAAGAAGAATCCGTTGGATCAG GCAATCTGGATTCTCAAAATGCGTGCTTTGACGCTTCAAGTTTACGTGGATGACATCGAAGGTGAAGAAGAAGGAATAGCAGAAAGTATTTTAGATAATGACACAATTGCTGCTATGCCTCGACCAGGGACATCACTTAAGAATCCAGGCACCTCACTACCTGGACAAGGTTTTCGGCCAAAAACAGAATCAG GTAGACCAGTCACAGGTGTAGTTCGACCCGCAACTCAATCTGCAAGATCAGAAACCATGGAACAAGCTTTGAGAACAGCTAGAACATCAAAAACAGCAAGACCAATCACTGCAAATACTGGCCGCAGTATTAG acttGGCACAGCATCAATGTTGACAGAACCTGACGGACCATTTATACAGCTATCGCGTTTAAATATATCAAAATATGCGGCTCAACCTGGTATTGCCAAACCTTTATTTGAGTACATTTACTATCATGAACACGACGCGAGATAT GCTCTTGATTTAGCAGTCCAAGCAACTCAAGCGTGCCAATTTAAAGATTGGTGGTGGAAAGTCCAGTTGGGTAAATGTTATTATGCTCTTGGACTAACTCGAGATGCAGAGCATCAGTTCAGATCTGCTTTGAAGAACCATAAAACCATTGAAACTATTGTTAGATTGATAAGGGTATATATCAGATTAGATCAGCCATTTGCTGCATTGGATATTTGCAACGGAGgtctcgattatttttcaaatgaa GTAACTATTTTGACCGAAATGGCTCGTGTTTTTGAAGGTTTAAATAACATGCAAATGtctatgaaatattataaatcaGTACTGCAAGAGGATGCAGCACATATCGAAGCTATTGCAAGCATTGGCATGCATCATTTTTATAACGATCAACCAGAAACGGCATTGCGTTATTATAG GCGTCTTTTACAAATGGGAGTTTTTAATGCTGAACTCTTCACCAATTTGGGCTTGTGCTGTTTCTATGCTCAGCAGTATGATCATACAATATCATGCTTTGAGAGAGCACTCAATCTTGCAACAGAAGAGAACATCGCTGACGTGTGGTATAATATTTCTCATGTGGCCATT AGTGTAGGTGATATACACATGGCACAGGAATGTCTGAGACTAGCAATTTCTGCAGATAACAGTCATGCTTTATCTTACAACAATCTTGGAGTATTGGAATctagaaataataatgtaacaGCTGCTCGGACTTATTTTCATGCTTCGGCAAATCTTGCCAGCTATTTACATGAACCACACTACAACAGTGCAAAGTTAGCTTACGAG